The following coding sequences are from one Streptomyces sp. NBC_01485 window:
- a CDS encoding SPFH domain-containing protein, with amino-acid sequence MFGYRVPAPDEAMLISGGRRGLGGAPFRVVTGHGKFVLPVFRKTRFLTLSMCEAEVTETCVTRQGIALHVRAVIAFKVGNDHESIINAGQRFLSDQDQMSVLTGRIFAGHLRAIIGSMTVEEIVTERQKLAAEVLDTSKVEMAKIGLIVDSLQIQSIDDGEVGYIEAMSAPHKAAIHRQAQIAQAQATQASVEAEQVAARNQAEYARQTAVVKAEYSAEVDRAQAKAAQAGPLAQAHAQQEVLAAQTELAQRQAQLRQQQLVAEIVKPAEAEAQRIKLLAIAEAERMKIQAEAAASYDRVALDRMIIDQLPQIVKEAAGGLAGANVNVLNGADGLGEIAAGLVSQGLTILDSVRQNLNGPDSSENRRPEPGNASALLQLHSGEAAKAKNKDKKTDNGRVDVD; translated from the coding sequence ATGTTCGGATACCGCGTTCCCGCTCCCGACGAGGCGATGCTGATCTCGGGGGGCCGGCGGGGACTGGGGGGCGCGCCGTTCCGAGTGGTGACGGGGCACGGGAAGTTCGTGCTGCCGGTCTTCCGCAAGACCCGTTTCCTCACGCTGTCGATGTGCGAGGCCGAGGTCACCGAGACGTGTGTGACCAGGCAGGGCATCGCGCTGCACGTGCGCGCCGTCATCGCGTTCAAGGTCGGCAACGACCACGAGAGCATCATCAACGCGGGCCAGCGCTTCCTCTCCGACCAGGACCAGATGTCGGTCCTGACCGGCCGGATCTTCGCCGGCCACCTGCGGGCCATCATCGGCTCGATGACGGTCGAGGAGATCGTCACCGAGCGGCAGAAGCTCGCCGCGGAGGTGCTGGACACGTCGAAGGTCGAGATGGCGAAGATCGGCCTGATCGTCGACTCGCTGCAGATCCAGTCGATCGACGACGGCGAGGTCGGCTACATCGAGGCCATGTCGGCGCCGCACAAGGCGGCCATCCACCGGCAGGCCCAGATCGCCCAGGCGCAGGCCACGCAGGCCTCGGTCGAGGCGGAGCAGGTCGCGGCGCGCAACCAGGCCGAGTACGCCCGGCAGACCGCGGTGGTCAAGGCGGAGTACTCGGCCGAGGTGGACCGCGCGCAGGCGAAGGCCGCCCAGGCCGGACCGCTGGCGCAGGCCCACGCCCAGCAGGAGGTGCTCGCGGCCCAGACGGAACTGGCCCAGCGCCAGGCCCAGTTGCGCCAGCAGCAGTTGGTCGCCGAGATCGTCAAGCCTGCCGAGGCCGAGGCCCAGCGGATCAAGCTGCTCGCCATCGCCGAGGCGGAGCGCATGAAGATCCAGGCCGAGGCGGCGGCCTCCTACGACCGGGTCGCGCTCGACCGGATGATCATCGACCAGCTCCCGCAGATCGTGAAGGAGGCGGCCGGCGGCCTCGCCGGCGCCAACGTCAACGTCCTGAACGGCGCGGACGGCCTGGGCGAGATCGCCGCGGGCCTGGTGTCCCAGGGCCTGACGATCCTCGACTCGGTCCGCCAGAACCTGAACGGCCCGGACTCCTCCGAGAACCGCCGCCCCGAGCCGGGCAACGCCAGCGCTCTGCTCCAACTCCACTCGGGCGAGGCCGCCAAGGCCAAGAACAAGGACAAGAAGACGGACAACGGCCGGGTGGACGTCGACTAG
- a CDS encoding PP2C family protein-serine/threonine phosphatase: MIGIRRKRPADALDAIEPPGNAETVAGVLSVTVLVEVLGVLSGSEVWLLGLLVFLPGTASALCTVQQTRFIAAWTSLFVTLTVVLRAGDGARWLDRALLVLLTLALGAASVYACHRRIGREHEMVRLRSTAAAMQRHILHPLPLLTDDVLVNGVYEPVQEDRLVGGDIYDVVTSPWGTRVLIGDVQGKGLAAVGAAFAVIGAFREAAHREPTLTALVDALDASVVRHNSYAEQTGEDERFVTALIICVDAGAEAQVVNCGHVPPRLVHEGAVTTPALDTGVPLGLAELADEPTTVDWFGFPAGSTLVLTTDGLTETRAADGTFYPADERLMKHLDLSPTELPRALYEDARAFAGDGLRHDDVAVLTVRRSPRL; encoded by the coding sequence ATGATCGGTATCCGTCGGAAGAGACCCGCCGACGCCCTCGATGCCATCGAGCCGCCGGGTAACGCGGAGACGGTCGCCGGTGTGCTGTCGGTGACCGTCCTGGTGGAGGTGCTCGGCGTCCTGTCCGGGTCCGAGGTGTGGCTCCTCGGGCTGCTGGTCTTCCTGCCGGGCACGGCGTCGGCGCTGTGCACGGTTCAGCAGACGAGGTTCATCGCCGCGTGGACCAGCCTCTTCGTCACCCTCACCGTGGTGCTGCGGGCCGGTGACGGAGCGAGGTGGCTCGACCGCGCCCTGCTCGTACTGCTCACCCTCGCCCTGGGAGCCGCGTCCGTCTACGCCTGCCACCGGCGCATCGGGCGTGAGCACGAGATGGTGCGGCTGCGCTCCACCGCCGCCGCCATGCAGCGGCACATCCTGCACCCCCTGCCCCTGCTCACCGACGACGTCCTGGTCAACGGCGTCTACGAGCCCGTACAGGAGGACCGGCTCGTCGGCGGCGACATCTACGACGTGGTCACCTCGCCCTGGGGCACGCGGGTGCTGATCGGCGACGTGCAGGGCAAGGGGCTGGCCGCGGTGGGCGCCGCGTTCGCCGTCATAGGCGCCTTCCGCGAGGCGGCGCACCGGGAGCCCACGCTCACCGCGCTCGTCGACGCCCTGGACGCCTCGGTCGTCCGGCACAACTCCTACGCCGAACAGACCGGCGAGGACGAACGGTTCGTCACCGCCCTCATCATCTGCGTCGACGCGGGCGCGGAGGCGCAGGTCGTCAACTGCGGCCATGTTCCTCCCCGGTTGGTGCACGAGGGCGCCGTCACCACGCCCGCGCTGGACACCGGCGTCCCGCTGGGCCTCGCCGAACTGGCCGACGAGCCCACGACGGTGGACTGGTTCGGCTTCCCGGCCGGTTCGACGCTGGTGCTGACCACCGACGGCCTCACCGAGACGCGCGCCGCGGACGGCACGTTCTACCCGGCCGACGAGCGCCTCATGAAACACCTCGACCTCTCCCCCACCGAACTCCCCCGGGCCCTGTACGAGGACGCCCGCGCGTTCGCCGGGGACGGCCTCCGCCACGACGACGTCGCCGTCCTGACCGTCCGCCGGTCACCACGCCTCTGA
- a CDS encoding zinc-dependent alcohol dehydrogenase, translated as MRAFVLTAPGAYQVRDLPAPVAGAGEVVVDVERVGVCGTDMEFYTGAMAYLHQGHSSYPMRPGHEWSGRVAAVGAGVDPGWLGRRVMGDTMLGCGACRRCLRGRRHVCEERQEVGIRGARAGALAEQLAVPAASLHALPASVDAVLGALVEPGGNALRAAQAAAPYPGDRALVLGPGTIGLLVAMFLRAAGAEVHLMGATDDSLAFARGLGFDHVWTGASVPDLPYDAVVDASNAAHLPGRALELVEPGGRVVYIGLAGEPSGIDTRVLALKDVTAVGVLSASPGLDATIRAYADGTVDPRPLVAATVGLDEVGPVLAGGRPVGAGPGPKIHVDPRRSP; from the coding sequence ATGCGCGCGTTCGTACTGACCGCCCCCGGCGCGTACCAGGTGCGGGATCTCCCGGCGCCGGTGGCCGGCGCCGGGGAGGTCGTCGTCGACGTCGAGCGGGTCGGCGTGTGCGGCACCGACATGGAGTTCTACACCGGCGCGATGGCCTACCTCCACCAGGGCCACTCGTCCTATCCGATGCGGCCGGGCCACGAGTGGTCCGGCCGCGTGGCCGCCGTCGGCGCGGGCGTCGACCCCGGCTGGCTCGGCCGCCGCGTCATGGGCGACACGATGCTCGGCTGCGGTGCCTGCCGCCGCTGCCTGCGGGGCCGCCGGCACGTGTGCGAGGAGCGGCAGGAGGTCGGCATCCGCGGGGCGCGGGCCGGGGCGCTGGCGGAGCAACTCGCGGTGCCGGCCGCCTCGTTGCACGCGCTGCCCGCCTCCGTCGACGCGGTGCTCGGCGCGCTCGTGGAGCCGGGCGGCAACGCCCTGCGCGCCGCGCAGGCCGCCGCGCCGTACCCCGGGGACCGCGCCCTGGTGCTGGGGCCGGGGACGATCGGCCTGCTGGTCGCGATGTTCCTGCGGGCCGCCGGCGCCGAGGTGCACCTGATGGGCGCCACGGACGACTCCCTGGCCTTCGCCCGCGGTCTGGGCTTCGACCACGTGTGGACCGGGGCTTCCGTCCCGGACCTGCCGTACGACGCCGTCGTCGACGCCTCCAACGCCGCCCATCTGCCGGGCAGGGCCCTGGAGTTGGTGGAGCCGGGCGGTCGCGTCGTGTACATCGGGCTGGCCGGCGAACCCAGCGGGATCGACACCCGCGTACTCGCCCTCAAGGACGTGACCGCGGTGGGCGTCCTGTCCGCCTCCCCCGGCCTCGACGCCACCATCCGCGCCTACGCCGACGGGACGGTCGACCCCCGACCGCTCGTCGCCGCCACCGTCGGCCTCGACGAGGTCGGCCCCGTACTCGCCGGCGGACGCCCGGTCGGCGCCGGCCCCGGCCCCAAGATCCATGTGGACCCCCGGAGATCCCCGTGA
- a CDS encoding fumarylacetoacetate hydrolase family protein has protein sequence MYLMRIGAPGAEKPVARIDDETYVDLSDVVMDFDEAFFGTGGVDRVRPIVARRVAEGRVALFAGERVGAPIARPHQILCIGLNYRDHAAESGMPVPDEPILFTKSPNTLVGPNDDVRIPRGSTKPDWEVELGIVIGKRTSYLDDVAQARDAIAGYVVVNDVSERAFQLERGGQWSKGKSAETFNPAGPWLATADEIDDVLALDMWLDVNGVRRQTGSTKTMVFDPYFIVHYLSQFLVLEPGDLINTGTPPGVGMGLNPPVWLQPGDVMELGIRHLGTQRQHVLAPR, from the coding sequence GTGTACCTCATGCGTATCGGCGCCCCCGGCGCCGAGAAGCCCGTTGCCCGTATCGACGACGAGACGTACGTCGACCTCTCCGACGTCGTCATGGACTTCGACGAGGCGTTCTTCGGCACGGGCGGCGTCGACCGGGTGCGCCCGATCGTGGCCAGGCGGGTGGCGGAGGGCCGGGTGGCCCTGTTCGCCGGGGAGCGCGTCGGCGCCCCCATCGCCCGCCCGCACCAGATCCTGTGCATCGGGCTGAACTACCGCGACCACGCGGCCGAGAGCGGCATGCCGGTGCCCGACGAGCCGATCCTGTTCACCAAGTCGCCCAACACCCTCGTCGGCCCGAACGACGACGTGCGCATCCCGCGCGGGTCCACCAAACCCGACTGGGAGGTGGAGCTCGGCATCGTGATCGGCAAGCGCACCAGCTACCTGGACGACGTGGCGCAGGCGCGCGACGCCATCGCCGGGTACGTGGTCGTCAACGACGTCAGTGAGCGCGCCTTCCAGTTGGAACGCGGTGGGCAGTGGTCCAAGGGCAAGTCCGCCGAGACCTTCAACCCGGCCGGTCCGTGGCTCGCGACCGCCGACGAGATCGACGACGTCCTCGCACTCGACATGTGGCTGGACGTCAACGGGGTGCGCCGGCAGACCGGCAGCACCAAGACGATGGTCTTCGACCCGTACTTCATCGTGCACTACCTGAGCCAGTTCCTCGTCCTGGAGCCCGGCGACCTGATCAACACCGGCACGCCGCCCGGCGTCGGCATGGGCCTCAACCCGCCCGTGTGGCTCCAGCCCGGTGACGTGATGGAACTGGGCATCAGGCACCTCGGCACCCAGCGTCAGCACGTGCTCGCCCCCCGGTGA
- a CDS encoding IclR family transcriptional regulator: MEHTQTDDGPTDGESAHHGTAHHGSADHGSPDARSAGPGEDGTAGAEGGRLVGSDRVLAVLRELARYPDGVGLEELTRAMGSPKPTVHRALGALRRAGLADQDTRGHYVLGDEFLRMAFAHHEARPEHVRVRPVLEALARRFGETAHYAVLDSRLDGRLDDREVVYRAKVDPPTGAVRLTSTIGGRNPAHSTAVGKLLLARRLGSLAEVEAWIGGSPLERRTPRTLCTAADLHRELTATRLRDHGVDDQETETGVNCLAVPVYLTSPTTPSGAVSISALAYRTPLSTLVDALDEIRALLGPLGAPLP; encoded by the coding sequence ATGGAGCATACGCAGACGGACGACGGACCGACAGACGGCGAGTCGGCACACCACGGAACGGCACACCACGGTTCGGCAGACCACGGTTCGCCGGACGCCCGGTCGGCAGGCCCCGGCGAGGACGGCACGGCCGGCGCCGAGGGCGGCCGGCTCGTGGGCTCGGACCGGGTGCTCGCGGTCCTCAGGGAGCTCGCCCGGTATCCCGACGGCGTGGGCCTCGAGGAGCTGACCCGGGCGATGGGCAGCCCCAAGCCGACCGTGCACCGGGCGCTCGGCGCGCTGCGCCGCGCCGGTCTGGCCGACCAGGACACGCGCGGCCACTACGTGCTCGGCGACGAGTTCCTGCGCATGGCCTTCGCCCACCACGAGGCCCGGCCCGAGCACGTCCGGGTGCGCCCGGTGCTGGAGGCGCTGGCCCGCCGGTTCGGCGAGACCGCGCACTACGCGGTGCTCGACAGCCGTCTCGACGGGCGTCTCGACGACCGTGAAGTGGTCTACCGCGCCAAGGTCGACCCGCCCACGGGCGCCGTCCGGCTGACGTCGACGATCGGCGGCCGCAACCCCGCCCACTCCACCGCCGTCGGCAAACTGCTGCTCGCCCGGCGGCTGGGCTCCCTGGCGGAGGTCGAGGCGTGGATCGGCGGCTCCCCCCTGGAGCGCCGGACGCCACGGACGCTGTGCACGGCCGCCGACCTGCACCGCGAGCTGACGGCCACCCGGCTGCGGGACCACGGCGTCGACGACCAGGAGACCGAGACCGGAGTCAACTGCCTCGCCGTACCCGTGTACCTGACCTCACCGACGACCCCCTCCGGAGCCGTGAGCATCAGCGCCCTGGCCTACCGGACGCCGCTGTCGACCCTGGTCGACGCCCTCGACGAGATCCGCGCCCTCCTCGGCCCGTTGGGCGCACCACTGCCCTGA
- a CDS encoding IlvD/Edd family dehydratase has translation MGLRSAQWYAGQDRNAYIHRAWMRRGVPDDAFTGRPQIAIANTASDLTPCNAHLNEVAASVRNGVYEAGGIPLDLPVVSLGETQVRPTAMLWRNMAAMATEEMLRANPVDGVVLLGGCDKTIPSLLMAAASVDLPAVVLPGGPMLTGTFRGTPLGCGTDVWRLSEEVRAGTLSQEQFTRSESAMIRSRGHCNTMGTASTMALVAEALGTVVPGVAGTPAPDSRLPAAAHHTGRLAVDMVAADRRPGTFLTKASFHNAIVALAAIGGSTNAVVHLLAIAGRLGVDLTLDDFDRVGSRVPVLVDLQPAGRFLMEDFHRAGGLLAVLREVRDLLDPDALTVTGTPLVDSLDDAPIWDGEVIRTRAEPLVAEGGIAVLRGNLAPDGALIKPAAASPHLLSHRGRAVVFDSVEDFHARVDDPGLDVDADSVLVLRGCGPRGYPGMPEVANMPLPKKLLEQGVRDMVRVCDGRMSGTAYGTVVLHVAPEAAAGGPLALVRTGDFITLDVAARRIDVDVPQDELARRTPGEATVTGYAAPRRGWERLYVDHVLQADTGADLDFLIGSSGSEVSRESH, from the coding sequence ATGGGGCTCCGCAGCGCACAGTGGTACGCGGGTCAGGACCGCAACGCCTACATCCACCGGGCGTGGATGCGACGGGGCGTGCCGGACGACGCCTTCACCGGCCGGCCGCAGATCGCCATCGCCAACACCGCCTCGGACCTGACTCCCTGCAACGCGCATCTCAACGAGGTCGCGGCCTCCGTCCGCAACGGCGTGTACGAGGCGGGCGGCATCCCGCTGGACCTGCCCGTGGTGTCGCTGGGCGAGACGCAGGTACGGCCCACGGCCATGCTCTGGCGGAACATGGCCGCGATGGCCACGGAGGAGATGCTGCGGGCCAACCCCGTCGACGGCGTGGTCCTGCTGGGCGGCTGCGACAAGACGATCCCCTCGCTGCTCATGGCCGCCGCCTCGGTGGATCTGCCGGCCGTGGTCCTGCCCGGCGGCCCGATGCTCACCGGGACCTTCCGCGGCACGCCGCTGGGCTGCGGCACCGACGTGTGGCGGCTGTCGGAGGAGGTCCGGGCCGGCACGCTCTCCCAGGAACAGTTCACCCGGTCCGAGTCGGCGATGATCCGCAGCCGCGGGCACTGCAACACCATGGGCACCGCCTCGACGATGGCGCTGGTCGCCGAGGCGCTGGGCACGGTCGTCCCCGGGGTGGCCGGGACCCCGGCCCCCGACAGCCGCCTGCCGGCCGCCGCGCACCACACCGGCCGGCTCGCGGTGGACATGGTCGCCGCGGACCGGCGGCCGGGGACCTTCCTGACCAAGGCGTCCTTCCACAACGCGATCGTGGCGCTGGCCGCCATCGGCGGCTCCACCAACGCGGTCGTCCACCTGCTGGCGATCGCCGGCCGGCTCGGCGTCGACCTGACGCTCGACGACTTCGACCGCGTCGGCTCCCGGGTACCGGTCCTGGTGGACCTCCAGCCGGCCGGCCGCTTCCTCATGGAGGACTTCCACCGCGCCGGCGGGCTGCTCGCCGTCCTGCGAGAGGTCCGTGACCTGCTCGACCCCGACGCGCTGACCGTGACCGGCACGCCCCTGGTCGACTCGCTCGACGACGCCCCGATCTGGGACGGCGAGGTCATCCGCACCCGCGCCGAGCCGCTGGTCGCCGAGGGCGGCATCGCCGTCCTGCGCGGCAACCTCGCACCCGACGGGGCGCTCATCAAGCCCGCGGCGGCCTCGCCGCACCTGCTCAGCCACCGGGGCCGGGCGGTCGTCTTCGACTCGGTCGAGGACTTCCACGCCCGCGTCGACGACCCCGGACTCGACGTCGACGCCGACTCGGTCCTCGTCCTGCGCGGCTGCGGCCCCAGGGGCTACCCGGGCATGCCCGAGGTCGCCAACATGCCGCTGCCCAAGAAGCTGCTCGAACAGGGCGTCCGGGACATGGTCCGCGTCTGCGACGGCCGGATGAGCGGCACCGCCTACGGCACCGTGGTCCTGCACGTCGCCCCGGAAGCCGCGGCCGGCGGCCCCCTCGCGCTGGTGCGGACCGGGGACTTCATCACCCTCGACGTCGCGGCCCGCCGCATCGACGTCGACGTCCCGCAGGACGAACTCGCCCGCCGAACCCCCGGCGAGGCCACCGTCACCGGCTACGCCGCCCCCCGGCGCGGCTGGGAACGCCTCTACGTCGACCACGTCCTCCAGGCCGACACGGGCGCCGACCTGGACTTCCTGATCGGCTCCAGCGGCTCGGAGGTCAGCCGGGAGTCCCACTGA
- a CDS encoding glycoside hydrolase family 2 TIM barrel-domain containing protein: MIRTSFNDAWQVRPKVNPFAELSGHVVPFRPVTLPHDAMIEQRRAAPDGEVTMDGAAGAYFPGGVFEYRKTFAVPEEYRGRRVFVEFEGVYRDATVYINGDYAGQRPYGYSQFRIDADRFLRFGEDNEIRVEARAHRDSRWYTGAGIYRDTWLLVGEVVRIVPDGVRITTPDVDASRAVVEVATEVVNDSIEVRTLPVVTELRDASGAVVASDVSRVTVLPGEPATVRQRLYVPSPARWSPEAPHLYGCRVALGEVDEEQVTFGIRTLRLDPEHGLRVNGETVKLRGACIHHDNGILGAATWARAEERRVELLKDAGFNAIRMSHQPMSKPMLDACDRLGMLVVDEAFDVWTSGKSEFDYSLNFPEWWERDIEAMVAKDVNHPSVIMYSIGNEIPETGSPFGAAWGRRLAEKVRSLDPTRYVTNAVNGLLAVMSELGALMQQQPQDKAADAGEGEQKGINTFMADAGDMMNAISASDLVTQKTAESFAVLDVAGMNYAEARYVLDRDLFPNRIILGTETFPTRVDGNWRLVEQHGHVIGDFTWTGWDYLGEVGIGRPQYVTPATPAPSHTAPYPYLVAGCGDLDITGHRRPASYYREIVFGLRAEPYIAVRRPEHHGKAAAGTPWAWSDSIAGWTWPGFEGAPVAIEVYGDADEVELLVNGGSSGRQPVGEDHRFRTEFDTVYEPGELLAVAYRDGVETGRHALRSATGPVGLRAEAERPVIEAGGGDLAYVTLALVDADGTLHTSADRPVRVEVSGAGVLLGLGSADPWTEEPFGSTERLTYEGRALAVLRPTGPGKIRLTATAEGCEPVDVVVTVE; this comes from the coding sequence ATGATCCGCACGTCCTTCAACGACGCCTGGCAGGTCCGGCCCAAGGTCAACCCCTTCGCCGAACTGTCCGGTCATGTGGTCCCCTTCCGGCCGGTGACGCTGCCGCACGACGCGATGATCGAGCAACGGCGGGCCGCCCCGGACGGCGAGGTCACGATGGACGGCGCGGCGGGCGCGTACTTCCCCGGCGGCGTCTTCGAGTACCGCAAGACCTTCGCCGTCCCCGAGGAGTACCGGGGCCGGCGCGTCTTCGTCGAGTTCGAGGGCGTGTACCGCGACGCGACCGTGTACATCAACGGCGACTACGCGGGCCAACGGCCGTACGGCTACTCGCAGTTCCGCATAGACGCCGACCGCTTCCTGCGCTTCGGCGAGGACAACGAGATCCGCGTCGAGGCCCGCGCCCACCGTGACTCCCGCTGGTACACCGGCGCGGGCATCTACCGCGACACCTGGCTGCTCGTCGGCGAGGTGGTGCGGATCGTGCCCGACGGCGTGCGGATCACCACCCCCGACGTCGACGCCTCGCGCGCGGTCGTCGAGGTCGCCACGGAGGTCGTCAACGACTCGATCGAGGTCCGCACGCTCCCCGTCGTCACCGAGCTGCGGGACGCGTCCGGGGCGGTCGTCGCGAGCGACGTGTCGCGGGTGACGGTGCTCCCCGGCGAGCCGGCGACCGTCCGCCAGCGCCTCTACGTCCCCTCCCCGGCCCGGTGGAGCCCCGAGGCGCCGCACCTCTACGGCTGCCGGGTCGCCCTGGGCGAGGTGGACGAGGAGCAGGTCACCTTCGGCATCCGAACCCTGCGACTCGACCCCGAGCACGGCCTGCGCGTCAACGGCGAGACCGTCAAGCTGCGCGGCGCCTGCATCCACCACGACAACGGGATCCTCGGCGCGGCGACCTGGGCCCGGGCCGAGGAACGCCGCGTCGAACTCCTCAAGGACGCCGGATTCAACGCGATCCGCATGTCCCACCAGCCGATGAGCAAGCCGATGCTGGACGCCTGCGACCGCCTCGGCATGCTCGTCGTCGACGAGGCGTTCGACGTGTGGACCTCCGGCAAGTCCGAGTTCGACTACAGCCTGAACTTCCCCGAGTGGTGGGAGCGCGACATCGAGGCGATGGTCGCCAAGGACGTCAACCACCCCAGCGTCATCATGTACTCGATCGGCAACGAGATCCCCGAGACCGGCTCGCCCTTCGGCGCCGCGTGGGGCCGCAGGCTCGCCGAGAAGGTCCGTTCCCTGGACCCGACGCGCTACGTCACCAACGCGGTGAACGGCCTGCTGGCCGTCATGTCCGAACTGGGCGCCCTGATGCAGCAGCAGCCGCAGGACAAGGCGGCGGACGCGGGTGAGGGTGAGCAGAAGGGCATCAACACCTTCATGGCCGACGCCGGGGACATGATGAACGCGATCAGCGCCTCCGACCTCGTCACACAGAAGACGGCCGAGTCCTTCGCCGTGCTCGACGTCGCCGGCATGAACTACGCCGAGGCCCGCTACGTCCTGGACCGCGACCTGTTCCCCAACCGGATCATCCTCGGCACCGAGACCTTCCCCACCCGCGTCGACGGCAACTGGCGGCTGGTCGAGCAACACGGCCATGTCATCGGCGACTTCACCTGGACCGGCTGGGACTACCTCGGCGAGGTCGGCATCGGCCGCCCCCAGTACGTCACCCCCGCCACACCCGCGCCCTCCCACACCGCCCCCTACCCCTACCTGGTCGCGGGCTGCGGCGACCTCGACATCACCGGCCATCGCCGCCCCGCCTCCTACTACCGGGAGATCGTCTTCGGCCTGCGGGCCGAGCCGTACATCGCGGTCCGCCGCCCCGAACACCACGGCAAGGCCGCCGCCGGGACGCCATGGGCCTGGAGCGACTCGATCGCCGGCTGGACCTGGCCCGGCTTCGAGGGCGCACCGGTCGCGATCGAGGTCTACGGCGACGCCGACGAGGTCGAACTCCTAGTCAACGGAGGCTCGTCGGGGCGTCAACCGGTGGGCGAGGACCACCGCTTCCGCACCGAGTTCGACACGGTGTACGAGCCCGGCGAACTCCTCGCCGTCGCCTATCGCGACGGCGTCGAGACCGGCCGCCACGCGCTGCGTTCGGCGACCGGCCCGGTGGGGCTGCGTGCCGAGGCCGAACGCCCGGTGATCGAGGCGGGCGGCGGCGACCTCGCGTACGTGACCCTCGCCCTGGTGGACGCGGACGGCACCCTGCACACCTCGGCCGACCGCCCGGTGCGTGTCGAGGTCTCCGGCGCCGGCGTCCTGCTCGGCCTCGGCAGCGCGGACCCGTGGACCGAGGAGCCGTTCGGCAGCACGGAACGCCTCACGTACGAGGGCCGCGCGCTGGCCGTCCTGCGCCCCACCGGGCCCGGAAAGATCCGCCTCACCGCGACGGCCGAGGGCTGCGAACCGGTCGACGTCGTCGTCACCGTCGAATAG
- a CDS encoding TetR/AcrR family transcriptional regulator, with protein MTNQRKPRGPYRKSAERREQILQAAYEAIDEHGERASLQDIADRVGVTQPALTYYFPTRDDLLLAVLERRDVLGKATAGGAARSENMVESMAASARHTTGHPGLAKLYVTLSAAATDPESPAHSYFRDRYRTIAAEVTQDFEEQQRTGGIRADEPAEHLARTLLAVLDGLQIQWMHDPTVDIAAIAETFTRMLVPVADPGPETKPAGD; from the coding sequence GTGACGAACCAGCGAAAGCCGCGCGGCCCCTACCGCAAGAGCGCCGAGCGACGGGAACAGATCCTCCAGGCCGCCTACGAGGCCATCGACGAGCACGGCGAACGCGCGTCCCTCCAGGACATCGCCGACCGCGTCGGGGTGACGCAGCCCGCGCTGACGTACTACTTCCCCACCCGCGACGACCTGTTGCTCGCGGTGCTGGAGCGGCGCGACGTGTTGGGCAAGGCGACCGCCGGCGGCGCCGCCCGGAGCGAGAACATGGTCGAGAGCATGGCGGCCAGCGCCCGGCACACCACCGGTCACCCCGGGCTGGCCAAGCTGTACGTCACGCTGTCGGCGGCGGCCACCGATCCGGAGAGCCCCGCGCACAGCTACTTCCGCGACCGCTACCGCACCATCGCCGCCGAGGTCACGCAGGACTTCGAGGAACAGCAGCGAACCGGCGGCATCCGCGCCGACGAACCGGCCGAGCACCTGGCCAGGACACTGCTCGCGGTACTGGACGGCCTCCAGATCCAGTGGATGCACGACCCCACGGTGGACATCGCCGCGATCGCCGAGACGTTCACGCGGATGCTGGTGCCTGTGGCGGATCCCGGGCCGGAGACGAAGCCGGCCGGCGACTGA